In Cherax quadricarinatus isolate ZL_2023a chromosome 28, ASM3850222v1, whole genome shotgun sequence, a single window of DNA contains:
- the LOC128693174 gene encoding uncharacterized protein: MDSWEFLREPASHLAIFLSTAVMQTGLPESRMPKGFSLEDFNFSKVYKCIHQVGQKAMCDVTRRMYLHSCVNSTGETVSVREYSKKVSCLSSTRQKTAFSKTVQPLPDKNIMEQEFDISFAYKLMTTVCCNIYNELDSNCQQNIANLKSLRNKISHKYLSNHLDITAEIDNLKKVLKEIYIGVGDTLQEDFTGNIEIMEKTLSDIYDAQIRQDDMITYEEDVKAFKMDRTLKLIAYGCKELKTLYGKLTVLNPCTWLSHDSSKTSLRKFQVDKIFTPLKIEDSDRKISISELLQASTRIDGEEKIPCALILYGLAGSGKTSLCRYILNNWCGIAEKIINTIENFDLVFLVEVRTVKSKTLTEYLTQQRLPKTHNEQFKDSFEIIPLLQELDILFVIDGFDEAGDEAKNIVEEIFAKFSNKRIILTTCPEYHTDAVLLSNRYDVDCLSIEVCGFDYVGLKEFTIKVFTAVEENEMNREIQIGEFLKYIRGRGKVLGSHLKLPLTLALLIYLWRDNPDILNRVTTATNLYCELFKLCQEKLEERLHAGLLTGAVQNVVLFLGKQAWFMLQLNNTRICISEDIKKKIIEKCEYEKIDDVEFMSAFLMCEIDENNEATESTYAFLHKTQMEYLAAGFLANTVIGGETLDSICNNTTEWWKYREVIVFLTGHLAINHILERNIGPLFTLIKKSETGIGNYNFWWKILTEALHHRKVADIIARELPLRRWELNDTHVVTGLQLLSNTPVDLQELKIEMPSNVEPYDIPELLDTMTNLRDKLRNRYDKNNPILVELHFWRHNEYNTKLSDDFIRTLRPWGHLTTFTGSLGNQKKGKEVLSYCFKLKIICVRIMTLEALRSLGNSLSRIYKSVNLLRVTLALPVYNCAPEKLSNLQISGDLEVTVPDIKDEDKEWLKGCVRQICGGKGCRHITLPNSQLTFSGIMWLLSALRDKGCEKLTIATVTDLSYPEMMMLKRKEKETCIEINWIH, from the coding sequence ATGGATAGCTGGGAATTCTTGAGGGAGCCAGCTTCTCATCTGGCCATCTTTCTCAGCACTGCAGTGATGCAAACTGGCTTACCAGAGAGTCGGATGCCCAAAGGCTTCTCGCTTGAAGACTTCAATTTCAGTAAAGTGTATAAGTGTATCCACCAAGTAGGCCAGAAGGCTATGTGTGATGTTACACGAAGAATGTATTTACATTCTTGTGTGAATTCTACTGGGGAAACAGTGTCGGTGCGAGAGTACTCCAAGAAAGTGTCGTGCCTGAGTTCAACTAGACAGAAGACTGCATTTTCCAAAACAGTCCAACCACTACCTGATAAAAACATAATGGAACAGGAATTTGATATATCCTTTGCCTACAAATTAATGACTACAGTATGTTGTAATATTTATAATGAGTTGGATAGTAACTGCCAGCAAAACATCGCTAACTTAAAGTCATTGAggaataaaataagtcataagTATCTTTCTAATCATTTAGATATAACAGCTGAGATTGATAACCTCAAAAAAGTTTTAAAGGAGATTTATATAGGTGTAGGTGATACTCTACAAGAAGATTTTACAGGAAATATTGAAATAATGGAGAAGACTCTTTCTGATATCTATGATGCTCAAATTCGCCAAGATGATATGATAACATATGAAGAAGATGTTAAGGCATTTAAGATGGACAGGACACTCAAGTTGATTGCTTATGGTTGCAAAGAACTTAAGACACTTTATGGCAAATTGACAGTTCTAAATCCCTGCACATGGTTATCACATGATAGCTCAAAAACTTCACTTAGAAAGTTTCAAGTTGATAAAATTTTCACACCACttaaaattgaagactcagatagaAAAATTTCAATCTCAGAACTACTTCAAGCATCTACAAGAATAGATGGTGAGGAGAAAATCCCATGTGCATTGATACTCTATGGCTTAGCAGGATCTGGCAAGACTTCTTTGTGTCGTTACATTTTAAATAACTGGTGTGGGATTGCAGAGAAAATTATAAATACTATAGAGAATTTTGATCTGGTGTTTCTTGTTGAAGTGCGAACAGTAAAGTCAAAAACCCTGACAGAATATCTTACTCAGCAAAGACTCCCTAAGACACACAATGAACAGTTTAAAGACTCATTTGAAATCATACCATTACTGCAGGAGCTAGACATACTTTTCGTCATTGATGGTTTTGATGAAGCTGGTGATGAAGCTAAGAACATAGTAGAAGAAATATTTGCAAAGTTTAGCAATAAACGTATAATACTAACAACCTGTCCTGAATATCACACAGATGCAGTTTTGTTATCAAACAGATATGATGTGGATTGTCTTTCAATTGAAGTTTGTGGATTTGATTATGTGGGATTAAAGGAATTTACCATAAAAGTTTTCACTGCAGTTGAAGAAAATGAAATGAACAGAGAAATACAAATTGGTGAATTTTTAAAGTACATTCGTGGACGTGGAAAAGTTTTGGGAAGCCACCTTAAACTTCCTCTTACACTAGCCCTCTTAATTTATCTCTGGAGGGATAATCCAGATATTCTTAACAGAGTTACCACTGCCACAAATCTGTATTGTGAATTGTTCAAACTGTGTCAAGAAAAGCTTGAAGAGAGACTTCATGCTGGTTTACTCACAGGTGCAGTACAGAATGTTGTGCTGTTTCTGGGTAAACAAGCTTGGTTCATGCTCCAATTGAATAATACTAGAATTTGTATTTCTGAAgatattaagaaaaaaattatagaaaaatGTGAGTATGAAAAAATTGATGATGTAGAATTTATGTCTGCCTTTCTAATGTGTGAGATTGATGAAAATAATGAAGCTACTGAAAGCACTTATGCATTTCTACATAAAACCCAAATGGAATATCTTGCTGCAGGATTCTTAGCAAATACCGTGATAGGTGGGGAGACATTAGACAGCATTTGTAATAACACTACTGAGTGGTGGAAGTATCGTGAAGTAATTGTGTTTCTGACTGGCCACTTGGCAATAAATCATATATTGGAAAGGAATATAGGACCACTATTTACTTTAATAAAAAAATCAGAAACTGGCATTGGTAATTATAATTTTTGGTGGAAAATTTTGACTGAAGCACTCCATCACAGAAAAGTTGCAGACATTATTGCTAGAGAACTGCCTTTAAGGAGATGGGAGCTGAATGATACTCATGTTGTAACAGGACTCCAACTTTTAAGTAACACTCCAGTGGACTTACAGGAGCTTAAAATTGAAATGCCCAGTAATGTTGAACCTTATGATATTCCAGAATTACTAGATACAATGACCAACTTGAGAGAcaaattgagaaatcgatatgaCAAAAACAATCCCATCCTAGTCGAGTTGCATTTCTGGCGGCATAATGAATATAACACAAAACTATCCGATGATTTCATTCGTACACTTCGCCCATGGGGTCATCTCACAACCTTCACAGGCTCACTTGGAAATCAAAAAAAGGGAAAGGAAGTTCTTAGTTATTGCTTCAAGCTGAAAATAATTTGTGTCAGAATCATGACTTTAGAAGCCCTCAGATCTCTAGGTAACAGTTTATCCAGGATATATAAATCTGTTAATCTTCTTCGTGTTACACTTGCATTGCCTGTCTACAATTGTGCACCAGAAAAGTTGTCAAATCTGCAGATCAGTGGTGACTTAGAAGTAACTGTTCCTGACATAAAGGATGAAGATAAAGAATGGCTAAAAGGATGTGTCAGACAAATATGCGGTGG